The following proteins are co-located in the Patescibacteria group bacterium genome:
- the tilS gene encoding tRNA lysidine(34) synthetase TilS: MKIIVAVSGGVDSVVLLDLLAKKKLAKFLGRKLPKIEILGVAHFNHRIHREADAQQQFVKQLAAKYRLPFFTKTSSRKIKSEAEARAARYEFLEKLWQKEKADTIALAHHGDDQVETIFLNLIRGSGLAGATGMTELAGKKWRPFLEIPKAQIEAYAKKAKLKFVVDPTNSDPNFARNYLRAEILPRMRQLNPRLDEGIRRFAKIARENLELTNLLAAEFLRRTENAQTIPLLEFGVLPPAVAKAVVREIYLKEIGNLQKIEERHVAEVLALARNSAGGKQKKFGELTFRTAKLAGQRVLSWK; encoded by the coding sequence ATGAAAATCATCGTCGCAGTTTCGGGCGGAGTGGACTCGGTCGTCTTGCTCGACCTTTTAGCGAAAAAGAAATTAGCTAAGTTTTTGGGACGCAAGTTGCCGAAAATTGAAATCCTGGGCGTCGCGCATTTCAATCACCGCATTCACCGCGAAGCGGATGCGCAGCAGCAATTCGTCAAGCAATTGGCAGCGAAATATCGCCTGCCGTTTTTCACGAAAACTAGTTCGCGCAAAATTAAATCCGAGGCGGAAGCGCGCGCGGCACGCTACGAATTTTTGGAGAAGCTTTGGCAAAAAGAAAAAGCCGACACAATCGCGCTCGCCCACCACGGCGATGATCAGGTCGAGACGATTTTTTTGAATCTGATTCGCGGCTCCGGACTCGCCGGTGCGACCGGGATGACCGAACTCGCGGGAAAAAAGTGGCGACCATTTTTGGAGATTCCGAAAGCGCAAATCGAAGCTTACGCAAAAAAAGCCAAATTAAAATTCGTGGTTGATCCGACGAACAGCGATCCAAATTTTGCGCGGAATTATTTGCGCGCGGAGATTTTGCCGAGAATGCGCCAGCTGAATCCGCGTCTGGACGAAGGCATTCGGCGCTTCGCGAAAATCGCGCGCGAGAATTTGGAGCTGACGAATTTGCTCGCCGCCGAATTTTTGCGCCGAACGGAAAATGCGCAAACCATTCCGCTGCTAGAGTTTGGCGTACTGCCACCTGCCGTCGCGAAGGCGGTCGTGCGCGAAATTTATCTGAAAGAAATCGGTAATTTGCAGAAAATTGAGGAGCGCCATGTCGCCGAAGTTTTAGCATTGGCGCGGAATTCCGCCGGTGGCAAACAGAAAAAATTCGGCGAACTCACTTTCCGGACTGCGAAACTCGCCGGTCAGCGTGTCCTGAGCTGGAAATAG
- a CDS encoding adenylosuccinate synthase, which translates to MNSNQNPASPAGKLTAVLGLNWGDEGKGKLVDILAGKMQFVARFGGGANAGHTIVVDGQKVVLHQLPSGVLHPQTKNVIGNGCVVHLPTLIEEMAELEKLGVKFTDRLFISDRATILFDFHKELDGLAEAKLGAKKIGTTKRGIGPAYSDRVNRRSLRMGDLLNFESFAVKLRARLEEINLIEGMPFKFNIEREITLYEDLAERLEGMICDTSEILQNALADGKTVLAEGAQGSLLDVDFGTFPFVTSSTTTAGNIFSGLGVAPQNLNSIGVAKAYTTRVGAGPFPTELTNELGEKIRQIGAEFGATTGRPRRCGWMDLVATRFAARLNGTNAINLTKLDVLNDLPEIQVCTKYLLDGEEISSLPATIEDYEKVEPIFETLPGWQADTSAARKISDLPENAQKYIQFIEQFLGIPVRWVGVGVERSAMAE; encoded by the coding sequence ATGAATTCAAATCAAAATCCTGCCTCTCCGGCAGGCAAGCTCACAGCCGTCCTCGGTCTGAATTGGGGTGACGAAGGCAAAGGCAAACTCGTCGACATTCTCGCCGGCAAAATGCAATTCGTCGCGCGCTTCGGCGGCGGCGCGAATGCCGGACACACAATCGTCGTCGATGGTCAAAAAGTCGTGCTGCACCAACTGCCGTCCGGCGTGCTGCATCCGCAAACGAAGAATGTGATTGGCAATGGTTGCGTCGTGCATCTGCCGACTTTGATTGAAGAAATGGCTGAGCTCGAAAAATTGGGCGTGAAATTCACCGACCGACTCTTCATTTCCGACCGCGCGACCATCTTGTTCGACTTTCACAAAGAACTCGACGGTTTGGCGGAAGCGAAACTCGGTGCCAAAAAAATTGGCACGACGAAACGGGGGATTGGTCCGGCTTATTCTGACCGCGTGAATCGCCGGAGTCTGCGCATGGGTGATTTGCTGAATTTCGAATCGTTTGCCGTGAAGCTGCGCGCGCGTCTCGAAGAGATTAATTTGATCGAAGGTATGCCTTTCAAATTCAATATCGAACGCGAAATCACACTTTACGAAGACCTGGCGGAGAGACTCGAAGGCATGATTTGCGATACTTCCGAAATTCTCCAAAACGCTTTAGCCGATGGCAAAACCGTGCTCGCCGAAGGCGCGCAGGGATCTTTGCTTGATGTCGATTTCGGGACTTTTCCCTTCGTCACGAGCTCCACGACGACGGCCGGCAATATCTTCTCCGGTCTCGGTGTCGCACCGCAAAATCTCAATTCCATCGGTGTCGCGAAAGCGTACACGACGCGCGTCGGCGCGGGACCTTTTCCGACGGAATTGACCAATGAACTCGGCGAAAAAATTCGCCAGATCGGCGCGGAATTTGGCGCGACGACTGGACGACCACGCCGCTGCGGCTGGATGGATCTCGTTGCGACGCGCTTCGCCGCTCGGCTGAATGGCACGAACGCAATCAATCTCACGAAGCTCGATGTTCTTAACGACTTGCCTGAGATTCAGGTTTGTACGAAATACTTACTCGACGGTGAAGAGATTTCTTCGCTGCCTGCGACGATTGAGGACTACGAAAAAGTCGAACCGATTTTCGAGACTTTGCCGGGCTGGCAGGCTGACACTTCCGCCGCTCGTAAAATTTCCGACTTACCCGAGAATGCGCAAAAGTACATTCAGTTCATCGAGCAATTTCTCGGCATTCCGGTTCGCTGGGTGGGTGTCGGAGTCGAACGCTCGGCGATGGCAGAATAA
- the rpmI gene encoding 50S ribosomal protein L35, whose amino-acid sequence MKLKTNRSAAKRFRKTGTGKIVGRKAGRGHLLMQKSKSQKKLANKPKILAKGDAKRIAYLLPNL is encoded by the coding sequence ATGAAACTAAAGACTAATCGTTCCGCCGCCAAAAGATTCCGCAAAACCGGAACGGGCAAAATCGTCGGACGCAAAGCTGGTCGCGGTCACCTCCTGATGCAAAAATCCAAGTCGCAGAAGAAGCTCGCGAACAAACCGAAAATCCTCGCGAAAGGCGACGCGAAACGCATTGCGTATTTGCTGCCTAATCTGTAA
- the infC gene encoding translation initiation factor IF-3: protein MPPRKRYTPAVRIPRPIMNERIFAREVFVVGSDGEKLGKMLTSEAVAKAKAEELDLILVAPKAIPPVAKILDCGKWMYEQQKALSKNKSSGKAKEMKGVRLGVRIAEGDLATRAKQGRDFLAKGHKLRVVLQFKGREMTHFDLALAKMKEFAARVDEVSKIEELPKKMGRQLIMILTPEKKKIINSPENETKD from the coding sequence TTGCCTCCTCGAAAGAGATACACACCAGCCGTGCGGATTCCCCGCCCGATCATGAATGAGCGAATCTTCGCGCGCGAAGTGTTCGTGGTCGGTTCAGATGGCGAAAAATTGGGCAAAATGCTGACGAGTGAAGCAGTCGCGAAAGCGAAAGCGGAAGAACTCGATCTCATTCTCGTCGCGCCGAAAGCCATTCCGCCCGTCGCCAAAATTCTCGATTGCGGCAAATGGATGTACGAACAGCAAAAAGCACTCTCGAAAAATAAATCGAGTGGCAAAGCAAAAGAGATGAAAGGCGTGCGACTCGGTGTCCGCATCGCGGAAGGCGATCTCGCCACGCGCGCAAAACAAGGTCGCGATTTCCTCGCCAAAGGTCACAAGCTGCGCGTCGTCCTCCAATTCAAAGGTCGCGAAATGACACACTTCGACCTCGCGCTCGCCAAGATGAAAGAGTTCGCTGCTCGCGTCGATGAAGTCTCGAAGATTGAAGAATTACCTAAAAAAATGGGACGCCAGCTCATCATGATTCTGACTCCCGAAAAGAAGAAAATTATTAACTCACCAGAAAATGAAACTAAAGACTAA
- the rplT gene encoding 50S ribosomal protein L20, with product MRVKGGTTTRARHKKILKSTKGYRGRQRTNFRVAKQANMKAGEHAYIGRKLKKRTYRALWIQRLNAAVRAAGLTYSRFIDGLTKSKIVVNRKNLSELAINEPKTFEKLVEAAKAKASSPVRK from the coding sequence ATGAGAGTAAAAGGAGGCACCACCACCCGCGCCCGCCACAAAAAAATCTTAAAGTCGACTAAGGGATATCGCGGTCGTCAGAGGACCAATTTCCGCGTCGCGAAGCAGGCGAATATGAAAGCCGGCGAACACGCCTACATCGGTCGCAAACTGAAAAAACGCACTTACCGCGCGCTTTGGATTCAGCGACTCAATGCTGCAGTCCGCGCCGCTGGACTCACTTATTCGCGCTTCATCGACGGACTGACGAAATCAAAAATCGTCGTGAACCGCAAAAATCTGAGTGAGCTTGCCATCAACGAACCAAAAACTTTTGAGAAATTGGTCGAGGCGGCGAAAGCAAAAGCCAGCTCGCCAGTCCGCAAATAG
- the cysS gene encoding cysteine--tRNA ligase: protein MLIQFFNSLGRKKEVFESLEKNRVKIYSCGPTVYASPHIGNFRAFIFADLLRRSLEFLGFEVESVMNITDVGHLVSDSDSGEDKLEKGAAREGISPLAIARKYEKEFLDDLEKLNIEKPTYLPRASEHIGEQIELIKTLGKKGFTYETSDGIYFDTSKFANYGALSGQKIEDKEAGARVAVKSEKRNPADFALWKFCVGENEKHILCWNFESGKQLSDKNLRSEAETRKAKIGFPGWHIECSAMSMKYLGASFDIHTGGVDHIPVHHENEIAQSEAATGQKFVNFWLHNEFLTIDGGKMSKSLGNLFTLADLAAKDFEPLAFRYFCLNSNYRGKLNFSWEALQNAQNSLEKLRSAFQKLPSTGAIDQFELEKFGVALADDLNSPRALAVVWDYLKKPDANQATLAKFDEVLGFDLAREEDASVELSAEQQKLLTERATARAEKDFAKSDEIRAKFAEMGLEIEDAKSGEQIVRKKN from the coding sequence ATGTTAATCCAGTTTTTCAATTCGCTCGGTCGCAAAAAAGAAGTCTTCGAGTCACTCGAAAAGAATCGTGTCAAAATTTATTCCTGCGGCCCGACGGTCTATGCCTCACCTCACATTGGCAATTTCCGCGCGTTTATTTTCGCCGATCTCCTGCGCCGCAGTTTGGAATTCCTCGGCTTCGAGGTCGAGAGCGTGATGAATATCACCGATGTCGGACACCTCGTCAGCGATTCGGATTCGGGCGAAGACAAATTGGAAAAAGGCGCAGCGCGCGAAGGCATCTCCCCGCTCGCAATCGCGCGCAAATACGAAAAGGAATTTCTTGATGATTTAGAAAAATTAAACATCGAAAAACCAACCTATCTGCCCCGAGCGAGCGAGCACATCGGCGAGCAAATTGAATTAATTAAAACGCTGGGAAAAAAGGGTTTTACTTACGAGACTTCGGACGGCATTTATTTCGACACCAGCAAATTTGCAAATTACGGTGCGCTCTCCGGTCAGAAAATCGAGGATAAAGAAGCCGGTGCGCGCGTCGCCGTGAAGTCCGAGAAGAGAAATCCGGCCGACTTCGCGCTGTGGAAATTTTGCGTCGGCGAAAATGAAAAACACATCCTCTGCTGGAATTTCGAGAGCGGCAAGCAGCTGTCTGATAAAAATCTCAGATCTGAAGCCGAAACGCGCAAAGCAAAAATCGGTTTCCCAGGCTGGCACATCGAGTGCTCAGCGATGAGCATGAAATATCTCGGCGCGTCGTTCGACATTCACACCGGCGGCGTCGATCACATTCCGGTCCACCATGAGAATGAAATCGCGCAATCGGAAGCTGCGACCGGTCAGAAGTTTGTGAATTTTTGGCTGCACAATGAATTCCTCACGATTGACGGCGGCAAGATGAGCAAAAGCCTCGGCAATCTTTTTACTTTGGCTGACCTCGCCGCGAAAGATTTCGAGCCACTCGCCTTTCGTTATTTCTGCCTGAATTCGAATTATCGCGGCAAGCTGAATTTTTCTTGGGAAGCTTTGCAAAACGCGCAGAATTCGCTTGAGAAATTGCGCAGCGCATTTCAGAAATTACCAAGCACCGGAGCAATCGACCAATTCGAGCTGGAGAAATTTGGCGTCGCGCTCGCCGACGATTTGAATTCGCCGCGCGCACTCGCAGTCGTTTGGGATTATTTGAAAAAGCCGGACGCGAACCAAGCAACTTTGGCGAAATTCGACGAAGTTCTCGGATTCGATTTAGCGCGTGAAGAAGATGCATCGGTCGAGCTTTCTGCAGAGCAGCAAAAATTACTCACCGAACGAGCCACGGCACGCGCTGAAAAAGACTTCGCCAAGTCTGATGAGATTCGCGCCAAATTCGCTGAAATGGGACTAGAAATCGAAGACGCGAAAAGTGGCGAGCAGATTGTGAGAAAGAAAAACTAG
- a CDS encoding DJ-1/PfpI family protein — protein MRHALFIIAPENFRDEELFVPREILEKNGIVTTIASTEAGVCHGKLGGEVEAAIGLNQINVEDFDAIIFVGGAGAQIFWHNPAALLIAQKAVAHDKVLAAICAAPTILALAEVLQGKKATVFSDENYEKILTDHGALLSKNEIEVDGKIITANGPAAAAEFGNKIVALLR, from the coding sequence GTGAGGCATGCTCTCTTCATCATCGCGCCGGAAAATTTTCGTGACGAGGAGCTTTTCGTGCCACGCGAAATTTTGGAGAAAAATGGAATCGTGACGACCATCGCCTCGACTGAGGCTGGTGTTTGTCACGGAAAATTGGGCGGCGAAGTGGAAGCCGCGATTGGCTTGAATCAAATTAATGTCGAAGATTTCGACGCAATTATTTTCGTCGGCGGCGCTGGTGCGCAAATTTTTTGGCACAATCCTGCCGCACTTTTGATTGCACAAAAAGCCGTCGCGCATGACAAAGTCCTCGCGGCGATTTGCGCCGCGCCGACTATCCTCGCTTTGGCAGAAGTTTTACAAGGTAAAAAGGCGACTGTTTTCTCAGATGAAAATTACGAAAAAATCTTAACCGACCACGGCGCACTACTCAGTAAAAATGAAATTGAAGTCGACGGAAAAATCATCACCGCAAACGGACCAGCCGCCGCCGCAGAGTTCGGCAATAAAATCGTAGCGCTACTTAGATAA